From a single Pseudoalteromonas nigrifaciens genomic region:
- a CDS encoding class I SAM-dependent methyltransferase, producing MKFALKSILVATIALSSAASLAHNHSENSLVANALNYEQRAAKNSERDKFRHPAQTLAFFGLKPNMSVVEISPGGGWYSEILAPVLKDNGKFYAAHFPKDATGFYQRSRSEFEQKVTQDPRFSKVIVTEFAPVTHTELAPANSADMVLTFRNVHNWYMGKNKDGALSAFKSFYTALKPGGTLGVVEHRLPEARADDDQKSSGYMKQSYVIEIAKQAGFELVASSEINANPKDTADHPKGVWTLPPSLRLGEQDADKYKAIGESDRMTLKFKKPL from the coding sequence ATGAAATTTGCTTTAAAATCTATACTTGTCGCCACTATTGCGCTTAGCTCTGCAGCAAGCTTGGCTCATAACCACAGTGAAAACTCATTAGTTGCTAATGCACTTAATTATGAGCAGCGCGCTGCTAAAAACAGTGAGCGTGACAAGTTTCGTCATCCAGCACAAACGCTGGCATTTTTTGGCTTAAAGCCGAATATGAGCGTGGTAGAAATATCGCCCGGTGGTGGTTGGTACAGCGAAATTTTAGCGCCTGTACTCAAAGATAATGGCAAATTTTACGCCGCGCATTTTCCAAAAGATGCGACTGGCTTTTATCAGCGTTCTCGCTCTGAGTTTGAACAAAAAGTAACGCAAGACCCACGTTTTAGTAAAGTAATAGTAACTGAGTTTGCTCCTGTTACTCACACCGAACTTGCCCCTGCAAATAGCGCCGATATGGTACTTACCTTTAGAAATGTGCATAACTGGTATATGGGTAAAAATAAAGACGGCGCACTTAGTGCGTTTAAATCTTTTTATACCGCGCTCAAACCAGGTGGCACCTTAGGTGTAGTGGAGCATAGATTGCCTGAAGCACGCGCCGATGACGATCAAAAAAGCAGTGGTTACATGAAGCAAAGCTACGTAATTGAAATAGCTAAACAAGCTGGGTTTGAATTAGTTGCTAGTAGTGAAATAAATGCTAACCCAAAAGATACAGCCGATCACCCTAAAGGGGTATGGACGCTACCACCAAGCTTACGTTTAGGCGAGCAAGATGCCGATAAATATAAAGCTATTGGTGAGAGTGACCGCATGACGCTGAAATTTAAAAAACCGCTTTAA
- the purH gene encoding bifunctional phosphoribosylaminoimidazolecarboxamide formyltransferase/IMP cyclohydrolase: MDTHRPIRRALLSVSDKTGIVEFARALEAQGVDILSTGGTCKLLADNGIKVTEVSDHTGHPEIMDGRVKTLHPKIHGGILARRGQDESVMAENNISAIDIVVVNLYPFANTVAQENCSLEDAIENIDIGGPTMVRAAAKNHKDVTIVVNASDYDRVISEMQSNKGSTTYKTRFDLAIAAYEHTAQYDGMIANYFGKMVPDYTEEAAEDTKFPRTINMQFTKKQDMRYGENSHQDAAFYVENDIVEASVATATQLQGKALSFNNIADTDAALECVKEFDVPACVIVKHANPCGVSIGSNILEAYERAFKTDPTSAFGGIIAFNQELDAATAEAIVERQFVEVIIAPSVSDAAAKIVSAKQNVRLLVCGQWTGKAAGQDIKRVNGGILVQDRDLGMVTQGDLKVVSKRQPTEQELKDLLFCWKVAKFVKSNAIVYARDGMTIGVGAGQMSRVYSAKIAGIKAADENLEVKGSVMASDAFFPFRDGIDAAAAAGITAVIQPGGSMRDAEVIAAADEAGMAMVLTGMRHFRH; this comes from the coding sequence ATGGATACACATCGTCCCATTCGTCGCGCACTATTAAGTGTGTCTGATAAAACCGGTATAGTTGAATTTGCCCGCGCATTAGAAGCGCAAGGTGTTGATATTTTATCAACTGGCGGTACCTGTAAACTACTTGCTGATAACGGCATAAAAGTCACTGAAGTATCAGATCACACAGGTCACCCAGAAATCATGGATGGCCGCGTAAAAACACTTCATCCAAAAATTCACGGCGGCATTTTAGCGCGTCGCGGACAAGATGAAAGCGTAATGGCAGAAAACAATATTTCTGCTATCGACATTGTTGTAGTTAACTTATACCCCTTTGCGAATACTGTCGCTCAAGAAAACTGCAGCCTTGAAGATGCTATTGAAAACATAGATATTGGCGGCCCGACTATGGTTCGCGCAGCGGCTAAAAATCATAAAGACGTTACTATTGTGGTAAACGCCAGCGACTACGACCGCGTGATCAGCGAAATGCAAAGCAATAAGGGTTCTACTACCTATAAAACCCGTTTTGACCTTGCTATAGCAGCCTACGAGCACACCGCTCAGTACGATGGCATGATTGCTAATTACTTCGGTAAAATGGTTCCTGATTACACAGAGGAAGCCGCCGAAGATACTAAGTTCCCACGCACTATCAATATGCAGTTCACTAAAAAGCAAGATATGCGCTACGGCGAAAACTCGCATCAAGACGCGGCTTTCTATGTTGAAAACGATATTGTTGAAGCTTCAGTAGCAACAGCAACTCAGCTGCAAGGTAAAGCGTTATCTTTCAACAACATTGCTGATACCGATGCTGCGCTTGAGTGTGTTAAAGAATTTGACGTACCAGCCTGTGTAATCGTAAAACATGCAAACCCATGTGGCGTGTCTATCGGTAGCAATATTCTTGAAGCATATGAACGTGCTTTTAAAACCGACCCTACGTCGGCATTTGGTGGCATTATTGCCTTTAACCAAGAGTTAGATGCAGCAACCGCGGAAGCAATTGTTGAGCGTCAATTTGTGGAAGTAATTATTGCTCCTAGCGTATCTGACGCTGCAGCCAAAATTGTTTCGGCTAAACAAAACGTACGTTTATTAGTATGTGGACAGTGGACAGGTAAAGCCGCAGGCCAAGATATTAAACGCGTTAATGGCGGTATTTTAGTGCAAGACCGCGACTTAGGCATGGTAACGCAAGGCGATTTAAAAGTTGTATCTAAGCGTCAACCTACTGAGCAAGAGCTTAAAGACTTATTATTTTGCTGGAAAGTAGCTAAATTTGTTAAATCTAACGCCATTGTATATGCCCGTGACGGTATGACAATCGGTGTAGGCGCGGGCCAAATGAGCCGCGTTTACTCGGCTAAAATTGCCGGTATTAAAGCAGCAGATGAAAACCTTGAAGTTAAAGGTTCAGTTATGGCATCGGATGCATTCTTCCCATTTCGTGATGGTATTGACGCAGCTGCAGCCGCTGGCATAACGGCAGTAATTCAGCCAGGTGGCTCAATGCGTGATGCAGAAGTGATTGCCGCAGCAGACGAAGCTGGCATGGCAATGGTACTTACTGGTATGCGCCACTTCCGCCACTAA
- the fis gene encoding DNA-binding transcriptional regulator Fis gives MFEQNVTSPFITNPHVQAHEKPQPLRDAVKKAVHHYLKQLNGQDVQDVYDLVLSELEAPLLEEVMTYTRGNQTRAAILLGINRGTLRKKLKKYGMN, from the coding sequence ATGTTCGAACAAAACGTGACTTCTCCATTTATCACTAACCCTCATGTTCAGGCACACGAGAAACCGCAGCCATTACGTGACGCAGTAAAGAAAGCTGTTCACCACTATTTAAAGCAGCTTAACGGTCAAGATGTGCAAGACGTTTACGACCTTGTTCTTTCAGAGCTAGAAGCGCCATTACTGGAAGAAGTAATGACGTATACACGTGGTAACCAAACACGTGCAGCAATTTTACTAGGTATCAACCGTGGTACTTTACGTAAAAAGCTTAAAAAATACGGCATGAACTAA
- the dusB gene encoding tRNA dihydrouridine synthase DusB: protein MRIGKYQLENNVIVAPMAGITDRPFRQLCRRLGAGLAVSEMLSSNPDVWKTEKSMNRMDHSGESGIRAVQIAGADPELMAQAAQFNVANGAQIIDINMGCPAKKVNKKLAGSALLQFPELVEEIIDAVVNAVDIPVTLKIRTGWDLDNRNGVEIARIAERYGIASLAVHGRTRACMYKGEAEYATIRDIKRSVSIPVVANGDITSPEKAKQVLDYTGADAIMIGRAAQGRPWIFREIDHYLRTGEHLQPPAIAEVRSILMEHLTNLHTFYGEPMGARIARKHVSWYLQTHDRDGQFRRVFNTIDNPLTQVDVLEQYFKTLAAN from the coding sequence GTGCGTATCGGTAAATACCAACTTGAGAATAACGTAATTGTCGCGCCTATGGCCGGTATTACAGATAGACCATTTAGACAACTTTGTCGCCGCTTAGGTGCGGGGCTTGCTGTGTCTGAAATGTTATCATCGAATCCTGATGTTTGGAAAACCGAAAAATCGATGAACCGTATGGATCACAGCGGTGAGTCGGGAATACGCGCGGTGCAAATTGCAGGAGCTGATCCTGAACTTATGGCACAGGCCGCACAATTCAATGTTGCTAATGGTGCACAAATCATAGATATCAATATGGGGTGCCCAGCAAAAAAAGTGAACAAGAAACTCGCTGGCTCTGCTTTATTACAGTTTCCTGAACTTGTGGAAGAGATTATTGATGCAGTCGTTAATGCTGTTGATATACCTGTAACACTTAAAATCCGTACTGGATGGGATCTGGATAACCGTAATGGTGTAGAGATTGCGAGAATAGCTGAACGTTATGGCATAGCGTCACTTGCCGTACATGGGCGCACACGCGCATGTATGTACAAGGGTGAAGCTGAGTACGCCACGATTAGGGACATTAAACGTTCGGTGTCGATTCCTGTGGTTGCAAACGGTGATATTACATCACCAGAAAAAGCAAAGCAGGTATTAGATTATACGGGTGCAGATGCCATTATGATTGGCCGAGCCGCCCAAGGTCGCCCTTGGATATTTAGGGAGATAGACCACTATTTGCGAACCGGAGAGCATTTACAGCCACCTGCTATTGCAGAGGTGCGCAGTATTTTAATGGAGCATTTAACTAATCTCCATACGTTTTACGGTGAGCCAATGGGAGCGCGAATTGCTCGTAAGCATGTATCTTGGTATTTGCAAACCCATGACCGTGATGGTCAGTTTAGGCGAGTATTTAATACGATCGACAACCCACTTACACAAGTTGACGTATTAGAGCAATACTTTAAAACACTAGCAGCTAACTAA
- the prmA gene encoding 50S ribosomal protein L11 methyltransferase: MAWIQIRINANADNADLISDLLVEAGSASVTFIDAKDTPIYEPKIGTVQFWADTTVIGLFDANHDMDSVVALLNADKSVAQNLTYKIEQLEDKDWEREWMDNFHPIQFGERLWICPSWRDIPDPDAVNVLLDPGLAFGTGTHATTALCLKWLESQDLTGKTVVDFGCGSGILGIAAIKLGAERMIGIDIDPQALEASLDNANRNGVADKLEVYLPENQPEFSADIVVANILAQPLRELHSVILGLLKPGGKIAMSGILTEQAQSVADVYAPFIELDDIAIEGDWTRVSGTKKA, encoded by the coding sequence ATGGCTTGGATCCAAATTCGTATTAACGCCAACGCTGATAACGCTGATTTAATTAGTGATCTACTAGTTGAAGCTGGTAGTGCATCGGTTACTTTTATTGACGCCAAAGACACGCCTATCTATGAGCCTAAAATAGGCACTGTGCAATTTTGGGCCGATACTACGGTAATAGGCTTATTTGATGCTAATCACGATATGGATAGCGTTGTAGCGCTGTTAAACGCAGATAAATCAGTTGCGCAAAATCTAACATATAAAATAGAACAACTTGAAGACAAAGATTGGGAACGTGAGTGGATGGATAACTTTCACCCAATCCAATTTGGCGAAAGACTTTGGATTTGCCCAAGCTGGCGCGATATTCCTGATCCAGATGCAGTAAACGTATTACTCGACCCAGGCCTTGCATTTGGTACTGGCACTCACGCGACTACCGCATTGTGTTTAAAATGGCTTGAAAGCCAAGATTTAACCGGTAAAACCGTGGTTGATTTTGGTTGTGGCTCGGGCATTTTGGGCATTGCTGCTATTAAACTTGGCGCAGAGCGCATGATTGGTATAGATATAGACCCACAAGCACTAGAAGCGAGCTTAGATAATGCTAACCGTAATGGTGTTGCCGACAAATTAGAAGTATACCTGCCAGAAAACCAACCTGAATTTAGTGCCGATATAGTCGTTGCTAATATTTTAGCGCAACCGTTACGTGAACTGCATAGTGTTATTTTAGGGTTATTAAAACCCGGTGGCAAAATAGCTATGTCGGGGATTTTAACTGAGCAAGCGCAATCGGTTGCCGATGTTTATGCCCCCTTTATTGAGCTGGACGACATTGCTATTGAAGGTGATTGGACCCGTGTAAGTGGCACTAAAAAAGCATAA
- the rpoD gene encoding RNA polymerase sigma factor RpoD, giving the protein MDPTPQSQLKLLILKGKEQGYLTFAEVNDHLPQDIIDSDQVEDIISMINDMGIKVSENAPDADELMMQETTTDEDAAEAAAAALATVEKEIGRTTDPVRMYMREMGTVELLTREGEIVIAKRIEEGINQVQISVAEYPEAITYLLEQWDKFEAEEMRLSDIIVGFIDPNEDTAPISATNIGSELSAKQLNDDDKDDDDSDEDDEDEEEVDTGPDPEEARVHFENLRDLYNKARETFEAKGRSHPDSLAAIFEIGELFKTFKLIPKQFDRMVNNMREMMDRVRVQERLIMKQAVQIAKLPKKTFVKHFANNETDATWVDLEIAANEKYSAKLEEVKPEIIRSLNKLRVIESSTGLNIERIKDINRRMSIGEAKARRAKKEMVEANLRLVISIAKKYTNRGLQFLDLIQEGNIGLMKAVDKFEYRRGYKFSTYATWWIRQAITRSIADQARTIRIPVHMIETINKLNRISRQMLQEMGREPNPEELAERMMMPEDKVRKVLKIAKEPISMETPIGDDEDSHLGDFIEDTTIDSPIDSATMESLRGATNDVLAGLTAREAKVLRMRFGIDMNTDHTLEEVGKQFDVTRERIRQIEAKALRKLRHPSRSDLLKSFLDAK; this is encoded by the coding sequence ATGGATCCAACTCCTCAGTCACAATTAAAACTTCTGATTCTAAAAGGTAAAGAGCAAGGCTACTTAACTTTTGCAGAAGTAAATGATCACCTTCCACAAGATATTATAGACTCAGATCAAGTAGAAGATATCATTAGCATGATTAATGACATGGGTATCAAGGTTAGCGAAAACGCGCCAGATGCCGATGAACTAATGATGCAAGAAACAACGACAGACGAAGACGCAGCTGAAGCTGCCGCTGCAGCCCTTGCGACCGTAGAAAAAGAGATCGGCCGCACAACGGATCCGGTACGCATGTACATGCGTGAAATGGGTACTGTTGAACTTCTGACCCGTGAAGGCGAAATTGTAATCGCTAAGCGTATTGAAGAAGGCATTAACCAAGTACAAATTTCGGTTGCTGAATACCCTGAAGCAATTACTTACCTACTCGAGCAGTGGGATAAGTTTGAAGCAGAAGAAATGCGCCTTAGCGATATTATCGTTGGCTTTATTGATCCTAATGAAGATACAGCGCCAATTTCAGCAACTAATATTGGTTCAGAATTAAGTGCTAAGCAACTTAATGATGACGATAAAGACGATGACGACAGCGACGAAGATGATGAAGACGAAGAAGAAGTAGACACAGGGCCAGATCCTGAAGAAGCACGTGTTCATTTTGAAAATTTACGTGATTTATATAATAAAGCACGTGAAACGTTTGAAGCTAAAGGTCGCTCGCACCCAGATTCTCTTGCCGCTATATTTGAAATTGGTGAGTTATTCAAAACCTTTAAATTAATACCTAAGCAATTTGATCGCATGGTTAATAACATGCGTGAAATGATGGACAGAGTTCGCGTTCAAGAACGTCTTATCATGAAACAAGCAGTACAAATTGCTAAGTTACCAAAGAAAACGTTTGTTAAGCACTTTGCTAATAACGAAACGGATGCAACTTGGGTTGATTTAGAAATTGCAGCTAACGAAAAGTACTCGGCAAAACTTGAAGAAGTTAAGCCTGAGATCATTCGTAGTCTTAATAAGTTACGTGTTATTGAAAGTAGCACTGGCTTAAATATTGAGCGTATAAAAGACATAAACCGTCGTATGAGTATTGGTGAAGCTAAAGCTCGCCGTGCGAAAAAAGAGATGGTTGAAGCTAACTTACGTTTGGTAATTTCAATTGCTAAAAAATATACAAACCGTGGTTTACAGTTCTTGGATTTAATTCAAGAAGGTAATATTGGTTTGATGAAAGCCGTTGATAAGTTTGAATATCGCCGTGGTTATAAGTTTTCGACTTATGCTACGTGGTGGATACGCCAAGCAATTACGCGCTCTATTGCTGACCAAGCAAGAACGATCCGTATTCCGGTACATATGATTGAAACGATTAATAAACTTAACCGTATTTCACGTCAAATGTTACAAGAAATGGGCCGTGAGCCAAATCCAGAAGAATTAGCTGAACGCATGATGATGCCTGAAGACAAAGTTCGTAAGGTACTTAAAATTGCTAAAGAGCCAATTTCGATGGAAACACCGATTGGTGATGATGAAGATTCGCATTTAGGTGACTTTATCGAAGATACGACCATTGATTCGCCAATTGATTCGGCAACTATGGAGTCGCTTCGTGGCGCAACTAACGACGTACTTGCTGGCCTAACAGCCCGTGAAGCTAAAGTACTGCGTATGCGTTTTGGTATTGATATGAATACCGACCACACCTTAGAAGAAGTAGGTAAGCAGTTTGACGTAACACGTGAACGTATTCGTCAAATAGAAGCAAAGGCACTGCGTAAATTACGTCACCCTTCTCGCTCTGATTTACTGAAAAGCTTTTTAGACGCTAAATAA
- the dnaG gene encoding DNA primase, whose protein sequence is MAGKIPRNFIDDLLARTDIVDLIDSKVGLKKAGKDYQACCPFHNEKSPSFTVSQDKQFYHCFGCGVNGNAISFVMEYEKLEFVDAIEELASLLNLEVPREQGSGSAPERTAAQKRSDYDLMLHTARFYQHQLKHHSNSAAVIEYVKGRGLSGEIVKKFMIGYAPSEWDGLCLQLGRNKEQKEQLVELKLASEKTPGRQFDFFRDRLMFPIRDKRGRVVAFGGRVMQADQGPKYLNSPETRIFHKGFELYGLYEAKQAHKKLDHVLIVEGYMDVVALAEQGIEYAVAALGTATTSEHMHTLFRTTDKVICCYDGDRAGRDAAWRALENALPYLNDGKALNFVFLPDGEDPDSLVQAEGKDKFEQRLNAADDFTKVLFNKLSLEIDLTLDSGKAKLLSAALPLIEKIPSEFYQENILEQLGRLIGRTREQLNNRLKTPKQQHSIERKFKITPMRQAIGILIQHPQMAKSVPYLPDLAQMNIAGIGLLLRLQHQALQKEDVTTAQLLEFFRGTDDYDPLTKLATWQHQINEERLETVFQNTFKFIEDQCLNYRLETLLIKDKTQGLNSDERLECHLLMTALKATNS, encoded by the coding sequence ATGGCTGGAAAGATCCCACGTAATTTTATAGATGACTTGCTTGCCAGAACCGATATTGTCGACCTGATAGACTCAAAAGTAGGTCTTAAAAAAGCCGGTAAAGACTACCAAGCTTGCTGCCCATTTCATAACGAAAAATCGCCTTCGTTCACCGTTTCCCAAGATAAACAGTTTTATCACTGCTTTGGCTGTGGCGTTAACGGCAATGCTATTTCGTTTGTTATGGAATACGAAAAACTTGAGTTTGTTGATGCTATTGAAGAGCTTGCAAGTTTACTTAATTTAGAAGTTCCCCGTGAGCAAGGTAGCGGTTCTGCACCTGAGCGTACTGCAGCGCAAAAACGCTCTGATTACGATTTAATGCTCCATACTGCAAGGTTTTATCAACACCAGTTAAAGCACCATAGTAATTCTGCCGCTGTTATTGAATATGTTAAAGGCCGGGGCTTAAGCGGCGAAATAGTTAAAAAGTTCATGATAGGTTATGCACCAAGTGAATGGGATGGTTTGTGCCTACAGCTTGGCCGTAACAAAGAACAAAAAGAGCAATTGGTAGAGCTAAAACTCGCCTCAGAAAAAACACCTGGCAGACAGTTTGACTTTTTTCGCGATCGTTTAATGTTCCCTATTCGCGATAAACGTGGCCGCGTTGTTGCCTTTGGTGGGCGCGTAATGCAAGCCGATCAAGGCCCTAAATATTTAAACTCGCCAGAGACACGTATTTTTCATAAAGGCTTTGAACTCTATGGTTTATATGAAGCTAAACAAGCACATAAAAAGCTCGACCATGTACTGATTGTTGAAGGTTATATGGATGTGGTGGCGCTGGCAGAGCAAGGTATTGAATATGCCGTTGCAGCACTTGGGACAGCAACAACCAGTGAGCATATGCACACTCTATTTAGAACAACAGATAAAGTAATTTGTTGTTACGATGGTGACCGTGCAGGGCGTGATGCAGCTTGGCGTGCGCTCGAAAACGCACTGCCTTATTTAAATGATGGTAAAGCATTAAACTTTGTATTTTTACCCGACGGCGAAGACCCCGATTCCTTAGTACAAGCCGAAGGTAAAGATAAGTTTGAACAAAGATTAAATGCAGCCGATGATTTCACTAAAGTGTTATTCAATAAGCTCAGCCTTGAAATAGATTTAACGCTTGATTCGGGTAAAGCCAAGTTACTTAGTGCCGCATTGCCATTAATTGAAAAAATTCCTAGTGAGTTTTATCAAGAAAATATTCTTGAGCAGCTCGGGCGATTAATTGGCCGTACTCGTGAGCAGCTTAATAATCGCTTAAAAACCCCCAAGCAACAGCATTCTATTGAGCGAAAATTTAAAATAACCCCCATGCGCCAAGCAATCGGTATTTTAATTCAACACCCGCAAATGGCGAAAAGCGTGCCCTATTTGCCCGATTTAGCACAAATGAATATTGCCGGCATTGGTTTGCTACTACGGTTACAACATCAAGCGTTGCAAAAAGAAGATGTTACCACAGCGCAGTTGCTCGAATTTTTTAGAGGCACTGACGATTATGACCCGCTAACTAAGCTGGCAACGTGGCAACATCAAATAAATGAAGAGCGTTTAGAGACTGTTTTTCAAAATACTTTTAAATTTATTGAAGATCAGTGTTTAAATTATCGACTAGAGACCCTATTAATAAAGGATAAGACGCAAGGTCTAAATAGCGATGAAAGACTTGAATGTCATTTGTTAATGACAGCGTTAAAAGCGACTAACAGCTAG
- a CDS encoding GatB/YqeY domain-containing protein codes for MSLLITLKDAQKDAMRAKDKLRLNPIRMVLAEVMKREKDEQITLDDAGITSVIVKLVKQRRDSYTQYKDAGRDDLADIEANEIVALETFLPQKLSEEEIIALIDAAIADTNAAGMQDMGKVMGIIKSKAEGRADMGKISGLIKQRLTA; via the coding sequence ATGAGCCTTTTAATAACGCTAAAAGATGCGCAAAAAGATGCGATGAGAGCCAAAGACAAATTACGTCTTAACCCTATTCGCATGGTACTTGCTGAAGTCATGAAACGTGAAAAAGACGAGCAAATAACATTAGACGACGCAGGTATTACCTCCGTTATAGTGAAGCTTGTTAAACAACGTCGTGACTCTTACACTCAGTACAAAGATGCTGGGCGTGATGATTTAGCTGATATTGAAGCCAATGAAATAGTAGCACTTGAAACTTTCTTACCTCAAAAATTGAGTGAAGAAGAAATAATTGCTCTCATTGATGCGGCTATTGCTGACACTAACGCAGCAGGTATGCAAGACATGGGTAAAGTAATGGGTATAATCAAAAGCAAAGCTGAAGGTCGCGCCGATATGGGCAAAATCTCTGGTTTAATTAAGCAACGATTAACAGCCTAG
- the rpsU gene encoding 30S ribosomal protein S21 produces the protein MPVIKVRENEPFDVALRRFKRSCEKAGILSEVRRREHYEKPTAERKRKKAAAVKRHMKKLSRDNARRVKLY, from the coding sequence ATGCCAGTAATTAAAGTAAGAGAGAACGAACCGTTTGACGTAGCACTTCGTCGCTTCAAGCGTTCATGTGAAAAAGCAGGAATCCTTTCAGAAGTTCGTCGTCGCGAGCACTATGAAAAACCAACAGCTGAGCGTAAGCGTAAAAAAGCTGCTGCAGTAAAACGTCACATGAAAAAACTTTCTCGTGATAACGCACGTCGCGTTAAATTATACTAA
- the rsmD gene encoding 16S rRNA (guanine(966)-N(2))-methyltransferase RsmD: MRKKTTQNKVTSKSSDGFIRVISGQFRGRKLPVKDVQGLRPTTDRIKETVFNWLMQDTREANVLDCFAGSGGLGFEALSRFAKSATFVELDAAAAKQIELNISTLKLQNAHVKHTNTLAFLEQINSNEPFNLVFVDPPFRKNLAQSSADLLENNQWLSSDALIYIEVESELSTFTAPINWLLIKEKKAGQVFCRLYQRQVN, encoded by the coding sequence ATGAGAAAAAAAACAACACAAAATAAAGTAACTAGCAAATCCAGCGATGGCTTTATTAGAGTGATCAGTGGCCAATTTAGAGGCCGAAAGCTGCCCGTTAAAGACGTACAAGGGCTGCGCCCAACAACCGATCGTATAAAAGAAACAGTGTTTAATTGGTTAATGCAAGATACCCGAGAGGCAAATGTGCTCGACTGTTTTGCTGGTTCTGGCGGTTTAGGTTTTGAGGCACTGTCGCGATTTGCTAAAAGCGCTACTTTTGTTGAACTTGACGCTGCCGCAGCAAAGCAAATTGAGCTAAACATTAGCACTTTAAAGCTGCAAAACGCACACGTAAAACATACCAATACACTGGCATTTTTAGAGCAAATTAATAGTAATGAGCCATTTAATCTAGTTTTTGTTGACCCGCCATTTCGTAAAAACTTGGCACAATCGAGCGCTGATTTACTAGAAAACAATCAATGGCTAAGCAGTGACGCTTTAATTTACATTGAGGTAGAAAGCGAGTTAAGCACCTTTACTGCACCAATCAACTGGTTGTTAATTAAAGAAAAAAAGGCTGGGCAAGTTTTTTGTCGTTTGTATCAACGCCAAGTAAATTAA